A stretch of Pseudomonas sp. 7SR1 DNA encodes these proteins:
- a CDS encoding deaminase domain-containing protein, producing the protein MNSPQHQWPSQAQAHQGLLAEYDALLALVRNNETPTDKFIDRLLTPQPCSPMALENAIGQQALRALMENKDYQSLCATLDASFNELTVILKDGQAHYFARKKNDTTVIRLELDKQTAWKELLANIEKSALRLAGKIRFDGQFSLARMTRFYGIAAWDPQDAQQRQATLDTLEEKRARHSLGLWHGIRLDEPNLEPTPAQAMDDRLVIETVRQFLPTPQTSLLDYLGARDITRLATQTLRAKPSVYLEQILLSPRAQALAARLLLALDWFGGRDGENSASGIRTGLLVKALRLWITSVPTADPEGIAGYRWQKSAHWGKSYQEIQAGFETHLVASGRATSVNESILIAGLFLPLFPLEFQVRDIPPQLPYRSSTVWVNFVHGVHLAQAIDPLLLQRLDFQQLVDLPIRQAIAATAEELKLITLTRLKPMLEWALTNGLIGYREDANYPAQDIQEAAKRLDSEVESLNRAIRWLDSPPPERLNIARAKMARVFGESLFVSDGRKLVKEANAFYTAPQLRLMAPIGRPAPDAYSFVDVYASGQLQGKRWFITGPDGKYSTNAWLSIDDDRTVQSNLPWPDLSAIALERRTLPDIEETFATHFKIYLNLIRNAYRTLIAHQLASLPLADRHALEYGSVKVYTLRQAIMGTEAANESEDKKRPLRARNGFVLAATRDSRTSYYEVLPRAGVIRRRPDITEQHLGGELKTEKWRVSRGSSVNASVVRTKILPFDWDAHVKGTIPAADRQCQAILDQLGDTLEPMERDDDSALPRTLESKVTQRITQHIAQHLLFVDEKELHDSCYGATEFDHEKAKRKKVIDLTKMLVPFWSSIEDLSSGDRDRLVSGAFGLFIDFASFVLPIGKFASGSLKLIRTVGKWSFGETLPAFAKLTGTLLNATLNPLDAIPSLFQAGGQSAYRLGKKGYFNLKVLSGRAGHYDFVKGMSQATDPGRWRPLANHDQLGAVRGVDDVLVRNVGASGKTDYRLIDPFSDKPYGPSLSKDVPELSLGRSHYNTLARTDTDVIVEVPQRSHIREQLEVDGSRTLYLDDVPYRLADGTLRRASQLDASETLRKQPCRVRRAPDEICKTRYVLQDKPAERPPSGEFSAEPSWAPWFGDTTLYPSIPKSANDRALLAFEGKIYELKGGKLNTYKGRPEWIGLTSKTPIPRETVDATLEFQTGLYGGIRVSGTAEGIDDTHVTGALIIRSIDEKFNYVFTRLNFDDYYMTRLPSTDSLEGPLILKKLGPEDLMPGTPGEELQRVYIGSLNANNAARIYGRDQVELALDKIDEISIPIGAPVHPPSNMKWVKVNTYSAEAVLFDRRTRMIVADLPTGAAVWKPSRQAPEALQKSTANIFEALFTDPSIAVAPQSATRPVTIDDAMRELQKILPTQNPKNIAFASVTTASGKNEVYVSVSGIEDYTRHLPLFKSSNGLSEITLNDVSYFNVDAIRNPIDPAALSLSPDGKLLAIPHLMDATGSSGSDRLGRITTADSESKLIGYISEKYPDPGDIKSITVATTLPPCESCSIVMKEFGHERGADALNVIWGQRRKRPATELGTSTDSD; encoded by the coding sequence ATGAATTCTCCACAGCACCAATGGCCCTCCCAGGCCCAGGCGCATCAGGGCCTGCTGGCGGAGTATGACGCGCTGTTGGCACTTGTCCGAAACAATGAAACACCCACGGACAAGTTCATCGACAGACTACTGACACCCCAACCCTGTTCTCCCATGGCCCTGGAAAACGCAATCGGCCAGCAGGCACTGCGAGCGCTGATGGAAAACAAGGATTACCAGTCACTGTGCGCCACCCTGGACGCTTCATTCAATGAATTGACCGTGATATTGAAGGACGGCCAGGCCCATTACTTCGCACGCAAGAAGAACGACACCACCGTCATCCGGCTTGAACTCGACAAACAAACCGCTTGGAAAGAGTTGTTGGCAAACATCGAAAAGTCGGCACTCCGACTGGCTGGAAAGATTCGCTTCGATGGCCAGTTTTCACTCGCCAGAATGACCCGGTTCTATGGCATTGCGGCCTGGGATCCGCAAGATGCCCAACAACGCCAGGCCACCCTCGACACCCTGGAAGAGAAACGCGCTCGCCATTCATTGGGGCTCTGGCACGGCATCAGGCTCGACGAACCGAACCTGGAACCGACACCCGCGCAAGCGATGGACGACCGCCTGGTCATCGAAACAGTGCGTCAATTCCTGCCCACGCCGCAGACATCCCTGCTGGACTATCTCGGTGCCCGGGATATCACCCGCCTGGCAACACAAACGCTCCGCGCAAAACCGTCGGTGTACCTGGAGCAAATCCTGCTGTCGCCAAGGGCCCAGGCGCTGGCCGCCAGGCTGCTGCTGGCCCTGGACTGGTTCGGCGGCAGGGACGGCGAGAACAGCGCTTCGGGAATACGTACCGGCTTGCTGGTCAAGGCCCTTCGCCTGTGGATCACCTCGGTTCCGACCGCAGACCCGGAGGGCATCGCTGGCTACCGCTGGCAAAAGTCAGCCCATTGGGGCAAGAGCTACCAGGAAATCCAGGCCGGCTTCGAAACACACCTGGTCGCATCGGGGCGCGCCACGTCGGTGAATGAATCCATTCTGATCGCCGGCCTTTTCCTGCCGTTGTTCCCCTTGGAGTTCCAGGTTCGCGATATACCGCCGCAACTGCCCTACCGAAGCTCCACTGTCTGGGTGAATTTCGTCCACGGGGTTCACCTGGCCCAGGCGATCGATCCTCTGTTGCTGCAACGCCTGGACTTCCAGCAACTGGTGGACCTGCCCATCAGGCAGGCCATTGCAGCGACAGCCGAAGAACTGAAACTGATCACCCTGACCCGATTGAAACCGATGCTGGAATGGGCCCTGACGAACGGGTTGATTGGCTATAGGGAGGATGCCAACTATCCGGCGCAAGACATACAGGAGGCCGCGAAGAGGCTCGACTCCGAAGTCGAAAGCCTGAACCGCGCTATCCGCTGGCTTGATAGCCCGCCCCCCGAACGACTGAACATTGCCAGGGCGAAGATGGCCAGGGTTTTTGGCGAGAGCCTGTTCGTGTCGGACGGCCGCAAGCTGGTCAAGGAAGCGAACGCCTTCTATACCGCACCGCAACTTCGGCTGATGGCGCCTATCGGCAGGCCCGCGCCTGACGCGTATTCATTCGTGGATGTCTATGCCTCCGGGCAGCTTCAGGGAAAAAGATGGTTCATCACCGGGCCGGATGGGAAATACTCGACGAACGCCTGGTTGAGTATCGACGACGACCGAACCGTGCAGAGCAATCTGCCGTGGCCGGATCTGTCCGCCATTGCCCTCGAGCGCAGAACATTGCCGGATATCGAGGAGACATTTGCCACGCACTTCAAGATCTACCTCAACCTGATCAGAAACGCCTACCGGACATTGATCGCCCATCAACTCGCCTCTCTTCCCCTGGCCGACCGTCATGCGCTGGAGTATGGATCGGTCAAGGTCTACACCTTGAGACAAGCGATCATGGGAACCGAGGCGGCGAACGAGTCGGAAGACAAGAAGCGCCCACTGCGTGCGCGTAACGGCTTCGTCCTGGCGGCGACACGGGACAGCCGCACCTCCTATTACGAAGTCCTGCCCCGCGCCGGCGTGATCCGCCGCCGACCGGATATCACCGAGCAACACCTGGGCGGCGAGCTGAAGACAGAGAAATGGCGAGTCAGCCGCGGCTCTTCCGTAAACGCGAGCGTAGTGCGTACCAAAATCCTTCCTTTCGATTGGGACGCCCATGTAAAGGGCACCATTCCCGCTGCCGATAGGCAATGCCAGGCCATCCTGGATCAGTTGGGCGACACCCTTGAGCCGATGGAACGCGATGATGACAGCGCCTTGCCCCGCACATTGGAATCGAAAGTCACCCAAAGGATCACTCAACACATTGCCCAGCACCTGCTGTTCGTGGATGAAAAGGAACTGCACGACAGTTGTTATGGCGCCACGGAGTTCGACCATGAAAAAGCCAAGCGCAAGAAAGTCATCGACCTGACCAAAATGCTCGTACCTTTCTGGAGCAGTATCGAAGACCTCAGCTCAGGCGATCGCGATCGCCTGGTCAGTGGTGCGTTTGGCCTGTTCATCGACTTCGCCTCGTTTGTCCTTCCCATCGGCAAATTCGCCTCGGGCTCGCTGAAGCTGATCCGGACGGTGGGCAAATGGAGTTTTGGCGAAACGTTGCCCGCCTTCGCGAAACTCACGGGCACCTTGCTCAACGCAACGCTCAATCCCCTCGATGCAATCCCATCCCTGTTTCAAGCAGGTGGCCAGAGTGCATACCGGCTCGGGAAAAAAGGCTATTTCAACCTGAAGGTCCTGAGCGGCAGAGCCGGCCACTACGATTTTGTAAAAGGCATGTCCCAGGCCACGGATCCGGGAAGATGGCGACCGCTGGCCAACCATGACCAGCTCGGTGCGGTGCGCGGGGTCGATGATGTCCTGGTACGCAACGTCGGGGCGTCCGGCAAAACCGACTACCGCTTGATCGACCCGTTTTCCGACAAGCCTTACGGCCCATCCCTGTCCAAGGACGTGCCCGAATTGTCCCTGGGCCGCTCCCACTACAACACCCTGGCCCGCACTGACACCGATGTCATTGTCGAGGTCCCGCAAAGAAGCCACATACGCGAACAGCTCGAAGTCGACGGCAGCCGTACGCTTTATCTGGATGACGTGCCCTATCGCCTGGCGGACGGCACCCTGCGTCGCGCCAGTCAGCTGGATGCCAGTGAAACCCTCAGGAAACAACCATGCCGTGTCCGTCGGGCTCCCGATGAAATTTGCAAGACCCGGTATGTCCTGCAGGACAAGCCTGCCGAGCGTCCACCTTCGGGAGAGTTCAGCGCGGAGCCGAGCTGGGCGCCGTGGTTCGGCGATACGACGCTCTATCCCTCCATACCCAAGTCGGCCAACGACCGGGCGCTGTTGGCGTTCGAGGGGAAAATCTATGAGCTCAAGGGCGGCAAGCTCAATACCTACAAAGGACGGCCGGAATGGATCGGCCTCACCAGCAAGACCCCGATTCCCAGGGAAACCGTCGATGCGACGCTGGAATTCCAGACCGGCCTCTATGGAGGGATCAGAGTATCCGGGACGGCAGAGGGCATCGATGACACACACGTGACCGGCGCGCTCATCATTCGATCCATCGACGAGAAATTCAATTACGTCTTCACCCGCCTGAATTTCGACGATTACTACATGACGAGATTACCGTCCACCGACAGCCTCGAGGGCCCGTTGATCCTGAAAAAGCTGGGCCCCGAAGACCTGATGCCAGGCACGCCCGGCGAGGAGCTCCAAAGGGTCTACATCGGCTCGCTGAACGCGAACAACGCTGCAAGGATCTATGGAAGAGACCAGGTCGAACTGGCGCTGGACAAGATCGATGAAATTTCGATTCCCATCGGTGCCCCTGTCCATCCGCCTTCCAATATGAAGTGGGTGAAGGTCAATACGTATTCGGCCGAGGCCGTGCTTTTCGATCGCCGGACAAGAATGATCGTGGCCGACCTGCCTACCGGAGCGGCCGTGTGGAAGCCTTCCAGGCAGGCACCCGAGGCGTTGCAAAAGTCGACAGCGAATATCTTCGAGGCTTTGTTTACGGACCCGTCCATCGCCGTTGCCCCGCAATCGGCGACCCGTCCTGTCACCATCGACGACGCCATGCGGGAGTTGCAGAAAATCCTCCCGACGCAAAACCCCAAGAACATCGCCTTCGCCAGCGTCACCACCGCCTCGGGGAAAAATGAAGTCTACGTCAGCGTTTCCGGCATCGAGGACTATACCCGGCACCTGCCACTGTTCAAATCCAGCAATGGCTTGAGCGAAATCACCTTGAACGACGTCAGCTATTTCAACGTAGACGCCATCAGGAATCCCATCGATCCCGCAGCCCTTAGCCTCAGCCCCGACGGGAAGCTTTTGGCGATTCCCCACTTGATGGATGCGACGGGCAGTTCCGGTTCGGACAGGCTGGGCCGCATCACGACCGCAGACAGTGAAAGCAAGCTGATCGGCTACATCAGTGAAAAGTATCCGGATCCTGGGGACATCAAGTCCATCACCGTGGCGACCACCTTGCCGCCCTGCGAATCCTGCTCGATTGTCATGAAGGAATTCGGCCACGAGCGCGGCGCCGATGCCCTGAATGTCATCTGGGGGCAACGCCGCAAGCGTCCGGCCACGGAGCTTGGCACGTCAACCGATTCAGACTGA
- a CDS encoding ABC transporter ATP-binding protein, giving the protein MPDLPEGTPGPQRVDRLSWAEIRRLALKHKKALWIANGVAVLATLCSVPIPLLLPLLVDEVLLGHGDAALKIMNHALPLGWQSAAGYIGLMLLATLALRCGALLFNVLQARLFARLAKDIVYRIRIRLIDRLKRISLGEYESLGSGTVAAHLVTDLDTLDKFVGETLSRFLVAMLTLVGTAGILVWMHWKLALLILLFNPLVIYATVQLGKRVKHLKKLENDSTSRFTQALTETLDAIQEVRAGNRQGFFLGRLGLRAREVRDYAVNSQWKSDASSRASGLLFQFGIDIFRAAAMLTVLFSDLSIGQMLAVFSYLWFMIGPVEQLLNLQYAYYAAGGALSRINELLARADEPQYKGTVDPFLGQDTLGIDIQGLSFGYGEELVLDQLNLSIAPGEKVAIVGASGGGKSTLVQLLLGLYTPQSGSIRFGGVTQEDIGLETIREHVAVVLQHPALFNDTVRANLTMGRERSDEACWRALEIAQLHSTIRELPAGLDSVVGRSGVRLSGGQRQRLAIARMVLAEPKVVILDEATSALDAATEYNLHQALARFLSHRTTLVIAHRLSAVKQADRVLVFDGGKIAEDGDHQQLMADGGLYAKLYGHLQQH; this is encoded by the coding sequence GTGCCTGATCTGCCGGAGGGGACCCCGGGCCCCCAGCGCGTCGATCGATTGAGCTGGGCGGAAATCCGTCGCCTGGCCCTCAAGCACAAGAAGGCCCTGTGGATCGCCAACGGCGTGGCCGTACTGGCGACGTTGTGCAGCGTGCCGATCCCCTTGCTGTTGCCGCTGCTGGTGGACGAGGTGCTGCTGGGCCATGGCGACGCGGCGCTGAAGATAATGAACCATGCGCTGCCGTTGGGCTGGCAGAGCGCTGCCGGTTATATCGGGCTGATGTTGCTGGCGACCCTGGCCCTGCGGTGCGGCGCGCTGCTGTTCAACGTACTGCAGGCGCGGTTGTTCGCGAGACTGGCCAAGGACATCGTCTATCGCATCCGTATCCGCTTGATCGACCGCCTCAAGCGCATCTCCCTGGGCGAATACGAAAGCCTGGGCAGCGGCACCGTGGCGGCCCACCTGGTCACCGACCTGGATACCCTCGACAAATTCGTCGGCGAGACGCTCAGCCGGTTCCTGGTGGCGATGCTGACCCTGGTGGGCACGGCCGGCATTCTTGTGTGGATGCATTGGAAACTGGCGTTGTTGATCCTGTTGTTCAACCCGCTGGTGATCTACGCCACCGTGCAGTTGGGCAAACGGGTCAAGCACCTCAAGAAACTGGAAAACGACAGCACGTCGCGCTTCACCCAGGCCCTGACTGAAACCCTGGACGCGATCCAGGAGGTGCGGGCCGGTAACCGGCAGGGTTTTTTCCTTGGCCGGCTGGGGTTGCGCGCCCGGGAAGTGCGCGATTATGCGGTCAACTCCCAGTGGAAAAGCGACGCGTCGAGCCGGGCCAGTGGTTTGCTGTTCCAGTTCGGCATCGATATCTTCCGCGCCGCGGCGATGCTCACCGTACTGTTTTCCGATCTTTCCATCGGCCAGATGCTGGCGGTGTTCAGCTACCTCTGGTTCATGATCGGTCCGGTGGAACAACTGCTGAACCTGCAATACGCCTATTATGCGGCGGGCGGAGCCTTGAGCCGCATCAACGAATTGCTGGCGCGTGCCGACGAGCCGCAATACAAGGGCACGGTCGATCCGTTCCTGGGGCAGGACACCCTCGGCATCGATATCCAGGGATTGAGCTTCGGTTATGGCGAGGAGCTGGTGCTCGACCAACTGAACCTGTCCATCGCGCCTGGTGAAAAAGTCGCCATCGTCGGGGCCAGCGGCGGTGGCAAGAGCACCCTGGTGCAGCTGTTGCTGGGGCTGTATACACCGCAGTCGGGCAGCATTCGCTTTGGTGGCGTCACTCAGGAGGACATCGGTCTGGAGACCATCCGTGAACACGTCGCAGTGGTGCTGCAACACCCGGCGCTGTTCAATGACACGGTCCGGGCCAACCTGACCATGGGCCGCGAGCGCAGCGACGAAGCCTGCTGGCGGGCGCTGGAAATTGCGCAGTTGCACAGCACGATCCGCGAATTGCCCGCCGGCCTGGACAGCGTCGTCGGGCGTTCCGGGGTGCGTCTATCCGGTGGCCAACGCCAGCGCCTGGCGATTGCGCGCATGGTCCTGGCCGAACCCAAGGTGGTGATCCTCGACGAGGCGACCTCGGCCCTGGACGCTGCCACCGAATACAACCTGCACCAGGCACTGGCCCGATTCCTGAGCCATCGCACCACCCTGGTCATCGCTCACCGGCTGTCGGCCGTCAAGCAGGCCGACCGGGTGCTGGTATTCGACGGTGGGAAAATCGCCGAGGACGGGGACCATCAGCAACTGATGGCCGATGGCGGTCTGTACGCCAAGCTTTATGGCCATCTGCAGCAGCACTAG
- a CDS encoding DsbA family protein, with translation MSPRLLYVMDPMCSWCWGFAPVAEALVEQAQAHGVELHLVVGGLRTGSGSALEPTTRRYILEHWQAVTQATGQPFKLEGALPDGFVYDTEPACRAVVTARSLAPDLAWKLLKLIQQAFYVEGRDVTHASVLVELAEQAGLPRIEFAAAFDRADQHAATAADFTWVQDLGIAGFPTLLAERDGQLALLTNGYQPLSQLAPLLGRWLERAACA, from the coding sequence ATGTCGCCACGCCTGCTCTATGTCATGGATCCCATGTGTTCCTGGTGCTGGGGGTTCGCCCCGGTGGCCGAGGCCCTGGTAGAGCAGGCCCAGGCCCACGGCGTGGAACTGCACCTGGTGGTGGGCGGCCTGCGCACCGGCAGCGGCTCGGCCCTGGAGCCGACGACCCGGCGCTACATCCTCGAACACTGGCAGGCGGTCACCCAGGCCACCGGCCAGCCGTTCAAGCTCGAAGGCGCGTTGCCCGATGGTTTCGTCTATGACACCGAGCCGGCCTGCCGCGCCGTGGTGACGGCCCGTAGCCTGGCGCCGGACCTGGCCTGGAAGCTGCTGAAACTGATCCAGCAGGCTTTTTATGTCGAAGGTCGCGATGTCACCCACGCCAGCGTCCTGGTGGAACTGGCCGAGCAGGCGGGGTTGCCGCGCATCGAGTTCGCCGCTGCGTTCGACCGTGCCGATCAACACGCGGCCACGGCTGCGGATTTCACCTGGGTGCAAGACCTCGGCATCGCCGGATTCCCCACGCTGCTGGCCGAGCGCGACGGCCAGCTGGCCTTGCTCACCAATGGCTACCAGCCCTTGAGCCAGTTGGCTCCATTGCTGGGGCGTTGGCTGGAGCGCGCCGCCTGTGCCTGA
- the trhO gene encoding oxygen-dependent tRNA uridine(34) hydroxylase TrhO, whose amino-acid sequence MTPSIVVAALYKFVTLEDYVELREPLLKAMLDNGIKGTLLIAQEGINGTVSGTREGIDGLLAWLRNDPRMVDIDHKESYCDEQPFYRTKVKLKKEIVTLGVEGVDPNKQVGTYVEPRDWNALISDPEVLLIDTRNDYEVSIGTFEGAIDPKTTSFREFPDYIKANFDPARHKKVAMFCTGGIRCEKASSYMLSQGFDEVFHLKGGILKYLEEVPQEETKWRGDCFVFDNRVTVRHDLSEGDYDQCHACRTPVSLEDRASEHYVPGISCPHCWDKLSEKTRRSAIDRQKQIELAKARNMPHPIGYNYKQSSSEA is encoded by the coding sequence ATGACACCATCCATTGTCGTGGCGGCACTGTACAAGTTCGTCACCCTGGAAGATTACGTCGAGCTGCGTGAGCCCTTGCTCAAGGCCATGCTCGACAACGGCATCAAAGGTACCTTGCTGATCGCCCAGGAGGGCATCAACGGTACTGTTTCCGGCACCCGTGAAGGCATCGACGGGTTGCTGGCCTGGCTCAGGAACGATCCGCGCATGGTCGATATCGACCACAAGGAATCGTACTGCGACGAGCAGCCTTTCTATCGCACCAAGGTCAAGCTCAAGAAAGAAATCGTCACCCTCGGCGTCGAAGGCGTAGACCCGAACAAGCAGGTCGGTACCTATGTCGAGCCGCGGGACTGGAACGCGTTGATCAGCGATCCGGAGGTGTTGCTGATCGACACCCGTAACGATTACGAAGTGTCCATCGGCACGTTCGAAGGCGCCATCGACCCCAAGACCACCAGCTTCCGCGAGTTTCCCGACTACATCAAAGCCAACTTCGATCCGGCGCGGCACAAGAAGGTCGCGATGTTCTGCACCGGTGGCATTCGCTGCGAGAAGGCCTCCAGCTACATGCTCAGCCAGGGCTTCGACGAAGTCTTCCACCTCAAGGGCGGCATTCTGAAGTACCTGGAAGAGGTGCCCCAGGAAGAAACCAAATGGCGTGGCGACTGCTTTGTGTTCGATAACCGCGTGACCGTGCGCCACGACCTCAGCGAAGGCGACTACGATCAATGTCATGCCTGCCGCACGCCGGTAAGCCTGGAAGATCGCGCTTCGGAGCATTACGTGCCGGGAATCAGTTGCCCGCATTGCTGGGACAAGCTGAGCGAGAAGACCCGCCGCAGCGCCATCGACCGGCAAAAGCAGATCGAGCTGGCCAAGGCGCGCAACATGCCGCATCCGATCGGCTACAACTACAAGCAATCATCGTCCGAGGCCTGA
- a CDS encoding BolA family protein, whose product MSMQQRIESTLGLLQPEHLQVLDESHMHSRGLETHYKAVVVSRQFEGLNRVKRHQKVYGTLGELMGEFHALALHTYTPEEWAQIDAAPASPTCAGGSKH is encoded by the coding sequence ATGAGCATGCAACAACGCATCGAATCGACACTCGGGCTCCTGCAGCCCGAGCACCTGCAGGTACTGGATGAAAGCCACATGCACAGCCGTGGGCTTGAGACCCATTACAAGGCGGTGGTGGTCAGCCGGCAGTTCGAGGGGCTCAATCGGGTCAAGCGCCACCAGAAAGTCTATGGCACGCTGGGCGAGCTGATGGGCGAGTTCCATGCGTTGGCGTTGCACACCTACACCCCCGAGGAGTGGGCGCAGATCGACGCGGCCCCTGCTTCGCCGACCTGTGCCGGAGGCAGCAAGCACTGA
- a CDS encoding DUF2059 domain-containing protein, translated as MTRLRAICTAVALVCASGPVFADTASHNASAEAFLTLAHADKLGTPVYMQVQQMFAQRFEQTKAPESKKATLETYQAKANAALDQAIGWNKLKPDMVKLYTTNFSESELKDLVAFYQSPLGKKVLEKMPQLTQQSAQLTQAKLESAVPVVNKLLADMTAELEPKAAPAKKKP; from the coding sequence ATGACCCGTCTTCGCGCCATCTGTACCGCAGTTGCTCTGGTGTGTGCCAGCGGCCCTGTTTTCGCCGATACCGCCAGCCACAACGCCAGTGCCGAAGCGTTCCTGACCCTGGCTCATGCCGACAAGCTGGGCACCCCGGTGTACATGCAAGTGCAGCAGATGTTTGCCCAACGCTTCGAACAGACCAAGGCTCCCGAGTCGAAGAAAGCCACCCTGGAGACCTACCAGGCCAAGGCCAATGCCGCGCTGGACCAGGCCATTGGCTGGAACAAGCTCAAGCCGGACATGGTCAAGCTCTACACCACCAACTTCAGTGAGTCGGAGCTCAAGGACCTGGTCGCTTTCTATCAGTCGCCCCTGGGCAAGAAAGTCCTGGAAAAGATGCCACAGCTGACCCAGCAGTCCGCCCAACTGACCCAGGCCAAGCTGGAAAGCGCGGTGCCGGTGGTCAACAAGCTGCTGGCCGACATGACCGCCGAGCTTGAACCGAAAGCCGCCCCTGCCAAGAAAAAGCCGTAA
- a CDS encoding class II fumarate hydratase: MSRIETDSLGQVEVPDEAYWGAQTQRSMINFAIGDERMPLSVLHALALVKKAAARVNDRNGDLPADIARLIEQAADEVLAGQHDDQFPLVVWQTGSGTQSNMNVNEVIAGRANELAGNPRGGKTPVHPNDHVNRSQSSNDCFPTAMHIAAAQAVHQQLLPAIAELSGGLAELAARHMKLVKTGRTHMMDATPITFGQELSAFIAQLDYAERAIRAALPAVCELAQGGTAVGTGLNSPHGFGEAIAAELAALSGLPFVTAPNKFAALAGHEPLTTLSGALKTLAVTLMKIANDLRLLGSGPRAGFAEVKLPANEPGSSIMPGKVNPTQCEALSMLACQVLGNDVTIGFAASQGHLQLNVFKPVIIHNLLQSIRLLADGCSNFQQHCIAGLEPDGEQMAAHLERGLMLVTALNPHIGYDKSAEIAKKAYSEGLTLREAALQLGYLTDEEFDIWVRPENMLEAGSQG; the protein is encoded by the coding sequence ATGAGCCGTATCGAAACCGACAGCCTTGGCCAGGTTGAAGTCCCCGATGAAGCCTACTGGGGCGCCCAGACACAGCGCTCCATGATCAACTTTGCCATCGGCGACGAACGCATGCCCCTGTCGGTGTTGCATGCCCTGGCGCTGGTCAAGAAAGCCGCCGCGCGGGTCAATGACCGCAATGGCGACCTGCCCGCCGACATCGCCCGCCTGATCGAGCAGGCGGCCGACGAAGTGCTGGCCGGCCAGCATGACGACCAGTTCCCCCTGGTGGTGTGGCAGACCGGTAGCGGGACCCAGAGCAACATGAACGTGAACGAAGTGATCGCCGGGCGCGCCAACGAGCTGGCGGGCAACCCCCGAGGCGGCAAGACCCCGGTGCACCCCAACGACCATGTCAACCGGTCCCAGAGCTCCAACGACTGCTTCCCTACCGCCATGCACATCGCCGCCGCCCAGGCCGTCCATCAGCAATTGCTGCCGGCCATCGCCGAACTGTCGGGCGGGCTCGCGGAGCTGGCGGCGCGTCACATGAAGTTGGTCAAGACCGGCCGTACCCACATGATGGATGCCACCCCCATCACCTTCGGCCAGGAACTGTCGGCCTTCATTGCCCAGCTCGACTACGCCGAGCGGGCGATCCGTGCCGCATTGCCGGCGGTCTGCGAACTGGCCCAGGGCGGTACCGCCGTGGGTACCGGGCTGAACTCGCCCCATGGCTTCGGCGAAGCGATTGCCGCTGAACTGGCGGCGTTGTCCGGCCTGCCCTTCGTCACCGCGCCGAACAAGTTCGCCGCGCTGGCGGGTCATGAGCCCCTGACTACGCTGTCCGGTGCGTTGAAGACCCTTGCCGTGACCCTGATGAAGATTGCCAACGACCTGCGCCTGCTGGGCTCCGGGCCTCGTGCCGGCTTCGCCGAGGTGAAGCTGCCCGCCAACGAACCGGGCAGCTCCATCATGCCCGGCAAGGTCAACCCGACCCAGTGCGAAGCCTTGTCGATGCTGGCCTGCCAGGTCCTGGGCAACGACGTGACCATCGGTTTCGCCGCCAGCCAGGGCCATCTGCAGCTGAATGTGTTCAAACCGGTGATCATTCACAACCTGTTGCAATCGATCCGCCTGCTGGCCGATGGCTGCAGCAACTTCCAGCAACACTGCATCGCCGGTCTCGAACCCGACGGCGAGCAGATGGCGGCGCACCTGGAGCGCGGCTTGATGCTGGTCACTGCGCTGAATCCGCACATCGGCTACGACAAGTCCGCCGAAATCGCCAAGAAGGCCTACAGCGAAGGGCTGACCCTGCGTGAAGCGGCGCTGCAACTGGGGTATCTGACCGACGAAGAGTTCGATATCTGGGTACGTCCGGAAAACATGCTGGAAGCGGGTAGCCAGGGCTGA